One stretch of Spirochaetota bacterium DNA includes these proteins:
- a CDS encoding 30S ribosomal protein S3, whose amino-acid sequence MGQKVNPVGLRVGINKPWDSIWYEEKKQYAKYLHEDITIQKHVEKKHKNAGIYKISIERYPDRVNVNVHAARPGLLIGRKGADIEVLKAELQKLASKNVYINIIEVKKPEKNAKLIGEQIASQIEGRFPYRRSVKQAIAGAIRGGALGVKIAISGRLNGAEIARSESYKEGRIPLHTLRADIDYGTAEALTTFGLIGIKVWIYNGDILSNREESDEDKYSVKRKTK is encoded by the coding sequence ATGGGTCAGAAAGTAAATCCGGTAGGGTTGCGCGTCGGGATCAACAAACCGTGGGATTCAATATGGTACGAAGAGAAGAAGCAGTATGCGAAGTATCTCCACGAAGACATCACGATACAGAAACATGTTGAGAAGAAGCATAAGAATGCCGGCATTTATAAAATATCTATCGAACGTTATCCGGACAGGGTGAATGTGAATGTTCACGCAGCGAGACCGGGATTACTTATCGGAAGAAAGGGTGCTGATATTGAGGTTTTAAAGGCGGAATTACAGAAGCTCGCTTCGAAGAACGTCTATATCAATATCATTGAAGTAAAAAAACCGGAGAAGAATGCAAAGCTGATCGGCGAGCAGATTGCATCGCAGATCGAAGGCAGGTTTCCCTATAGAAGATCGGTGAAGCAAGCCATTGCGGGCGCAATAAGGGGCGGTGCGCTTGGGGTGAAGATAGCGATTTCCGGTCGTCTGAATGGCGCTGAAATTGCCAGGTCGGAATCCTATAAGGAAGGAAGGATTCCGCTGCATACACTCAGGGCGGATATCGACTACGGAACAGCAGAAGCACTTACCACATTCGGCCTTATAGGCATTAAAGTGTGGATATATAACGGTGATATACTTTCCAACCGAGAGGAAAGCGACGAAGATAAGTATTCGGTCAAACGAAAGACGAAGTAA
- a CDS encoding 50S ribosomal protein L22, with amino-acid sequence MEAFAMSKYNRVSAQKTRLVANEIRGFSFPEAVDVLKAIPRKASLIILKTLFSAGANAKYQKPDLLDKDLFIKKITVDEGPTMKRFRARARGRASKIKKRTSSVTVVLSNE; translated from the coding sequence ATGGAAGCATTTGCAATGTCCAAGTACAACAGGGTCTCCGCTCAGAAGACCCGGCTTGTGGCTAATGAGATACGAGGATTCTCGTTTCCCGAAGCGGTTGATGTACTTAAGGCGATTCCCCGGAAAGCATCTTTGATAATTCTAAAAACGCTTTTTTCAGCCGGGGCCAATGCGAAGTATCAGAAACCGGATCTGCTCGATAAGGATCTTTTTATCAAGAAAATCACGGTCGACGAAGGGCCGACGATGAAACGTTTTCGCGCGAGGGCGCGTGGACGGGCATCGAAAATTAAAAAGAGAACGAGCAGTGTAACTGTCGTTCTATCTAACGAGTAA
- a CDS encoding 30S ribosomal protein S19, whose translation MSRSVKKGPYVDIKLFKKIEELNSTNTRKAIKTWSRRSTIFPEMIGHTLMVHNGKNFIPVYVTENMVGHKLGEFSPTRTFRGHTSKDDKVASKKKGAK comes from the coding sequence ATGTCTCGTTCCGTCAAGAAAGGTCCTTACGTCGACATCAAGCTCTTTAAGAAAATAGAAGAGTTGAATTCAACCAATACGCGAAAGGCCATCAAGACCTGGTCAAGGCGGTCTACGATTTTCCCTGAAATGATCGGGCACACGTTGATGGTGCACAATGGCAAGAATTTCATCCCGGTGTACGTGACTGAAAATATGGTTGGTCACAAACTGGGTGAATTCAGCCCGACCAGAACTTTTCGGGGGCATACCAGCAAGGATGACAAGGTCGCTAGCAAGAAGAAAGGCGCGAAATAG